In the genome of bacterium, one region contains:
- a CDS encoding FHA domain-containing protein — protein sequence MIRLVMRDAEGGEASFPVVAEVTIGRSSECEVRVNDAAVSRKHARVSIDIEAGGGLVIEDLGSPNGTFVNGARIQGATPLNPGDTIQVVAQKIRVVETSPLEDYASTTRIDFKGAPRATAPGGAESGLSSARDAGLAIDENSLVSAAARAERLERAIRKQNPENKWNHTIAPGTYRNNTPIAPRAGGSNRSFLWIGLAVVAGIAVIIWLLAR from the coding sequence ATGATTCGGCTGGTCATGCGGGACGCGGAGGGCGGCGAGGCGTCGTTCCCCGTCGTGGCGGAGGTGACGATCGGCCGCAGCTCCGAGTGCGAGGTGCGCGTCAATGACGCGGCCGTTTCGCGAAAGCACGCGCGCGTCTCGATCGACATCGAGGCCGGTGGCGGGCTTGTCATCGAAGACCTCGGCAGCCCGAACGGCACCTTTGTGAACGGCGCGCGCATTCAGGGCGCGACGCCGCTGAATCCGGGCGACACCATCCAGGTCGTCGCGCAGAAGATCCGCGTGGTCGAAACAAGTCCGCTCGAGGACTACGCCTCCACGACGCGCATCGACTTCAAGGGCGCCCCCAGGGCCACCGCCCCCGGCGGCGCCGAAAGCGGCCTTTCGTCCGCGCGCGACGCGGGGCTGGCGATCGACGAGAACTCGCTCGTATCCGCCGCGGCCCGCGCCGAGCGCCTGGAGCGCGCGATCCGCAAACAGAACCCTGAAAACAAGTGGAACCACACCATCGCGCCGGGCACGTACCGGAACAACACGCCGATCGCGCCGCGCGCGGGCGGCTCGAATCGTTCGTTCTTGTGGATCGGGCTGGCCGTCGTCGCCGGTATCGCCGTCATCATCTGGCTTCTGGCAAGATGA
- the ugpC gene encoding sn-glycerol-3-phosphate ABC transporter ATP-binding protein UgpC, whose amino-acid sequence MARVELDNVTKRFGETLVVDRMSLAVEDGELLVLVGPSGCGKSTVLRLVAGLEAVTDGTIRIGGSVVNDAAPKDRGVAMVFQSYALYPHMTVYKNMSFALRMQKTEAGEIDRRVRETARVLELEPLLGRKPAQLSGGQRQRVAMGRAMVRDPRVFLFDEPLSNLDAKLRVQMRLELKRLHERLKTTSIYVTHDQMEAMTLAGRIAVMHQGVAQQIATPLEIYDRPNNLFVASFIGSPAMNFLDVNIERGDGGISARAKGFDLPLPGAAESALGERVLGIRPENIRAIADHDERYRPVRVRVDILEPLGASILVFASVDGQTISALVPAGYPVRPGETTTFFINPEHTRLFDKQTGAAIASPRYPEGT is encoded by the coding sequence ATGGCTCGCGTCGAACTCGACAACGTCACCAAGCGATTCGGCGAGACGCTCGTCGTCGATCGCATGTCGCTTGCGGTCGAGGATGGCGAGTTGCTCGTGCTCGTCGGCCCGTCGGGCTGCGGCAAATCGACCGTGCTTCGCCTCGTGGCGGGGCTCGAAGCGGTGACGGACGGGACGATTCGCATCGGCGGCAGTGTCGTGAATGACGCGGCGCCAAAGGATCGCGGCGTGGCAATGGTGTTTCAGAGCTATGCGCTCTACCCGCACATGACGGTCTACAAAAACATGTCGTTCGCGTTGCGCATGCAGAAAACGGAGGCCGGCGAAATCGACCGCCGCGTGCGCGAGACGGCGCGCGTGCTGGAGCTCGAGCCGCTGCTTGGCCGCAAACCCGCGCAACTCTCCGGCGGGCAGCGGCAGCGCGTGGCGATGGGGCGCGCGATGGTGCGCGATCCGCGCGTGTTTCTTTTCGACGAGCCGCTTTCGAACCTCGACGCAAAGCTGCGCGTGCAGATGCGCCTGGAATTGAAGCGCCTGCACGAGCGCCTCAAGACGACGAGCATCTACGTGACGCACGACCAGATGGAGGCGATGACGCTCGCCGGACGCATCGCGGTGATGCACCAGGGCGTGGCGCAGCAGATCGCAACGCCGCTCGAAATCTACGATCGCCCGAACAATCTCTTCGTCGCCTCGTTTATCGGAAGCCCGGCGATGAATTTTCTGGATGTGAATATCGAACGCGGCGATGGCGGTATCTCTGCGCGCGCGAAGGGATTCGATTTGCCGCTGCCGGGCGCGGCCGAATCGGCCCTCGGCGAACGCGTGCTCGGCATTCGCCCCGAGAATATCCGGGCGATCGCCGATCACGACGAGCGTTACAGACCGGTGCGCGTGCGCGTGGACATTCTCGAGCCGCTCGGCGCGTCGATACTCGTTTTCGCGAGCGTTGACGGGCAGACGATTTCAGCGCTCGTGCCCGCGGGATACCCCGTGCGTCCGGGCGAGACGACGACGTTTTTCATCAACCCGGAACACACCCGGCTTTTCGACAAACAAACCGGCGCGGCGATCGCGTCGCCCCGCTATCCGGAGGGAACATGA
- a CDS encoding FHA domain-containing protein → MSEKETDVTIIHQTPEGGAVPRSRAFDSPEPFLVIMNGDEKGKKIVLLAATTTIGRGSRNHIRLKDPLVSGSHAEILRDGANLTIRDLESTNGTLVEGGRVTTAPLFTGARIQIGGTHLELVIPES, encoded by the coding sequence ATGAGCGAGAAGGAAACCGACGTCACGATCATCCACCAGACGCCGGAGGGCGGCGCCGTGCCGCGCTCGCGCGCGTTCGATTCGCCCGAGCCGTTCCTCGTCATCATGAACGGCGACGAAAAAGGCAAGAAGATCGTACTTCTCGCGGCTACGACCACGATCGGCCGCGGCAGCCGCAACCACATCCGCCTGAAAGACCCGCTCGTCTCCGGCAGCCACGCCGAAATCCTCCGCGACGGCGCGAATCTCACCATCCGCGATCTCGAATCCACCAACGGCACCCTCGTCGAGGGTGGGCGCGTCACGACCGCGCCGCTGTTCACCGGCGCGCGGATTCAGATCGGCGGAACGCACCTCGAACTCGTTATCCCGGAATCGTAA
- a CDS encoding glycosyltransferase, which produces MIRVAHLRDTFLRRTETFIYDIYTRHKTVEAVFLCERTANESNFPTANVYSLGNEPSWRRRLNDLQRGILGEIPFYTGSARSLRATLLHAHFGQTGYYALATKRKLGIPLITSIYGHDVFEVPSVPKWKNRYAAMFAGTDLVLALSEDMRRDLVRLGCPEEKIEIYRLGINLRDFRVTARPERPPRILTVARFVEKKGLEFLIRAVGILNVRGKTVPLRIIGEGPLRGRLEALVAELGLGDQVEFAGVLPFDRLPGEMENADIFCLPSVTDQFGGKDEISMVLKEAMATAMPIVTTIHAGIPEVITDGQTGLLVPERDTHALATALGRLVADAELRRRLGLLGRRLVEKTWDIDRQIERLEDIYRRVAASR; this is translated from the coding sequence TTGATCCGCGTCGCCCACCTGCGCGATACGTTCCTGCGCCGCACGGAAACATTCATCTACGATATCTACACGCGCCACAAAACGGTGGAGGCGGTTTTCCTCTGCGAACGCACCGCGAACGAGAGCAACTTCCCCACGGCGAACGTCTATTCGCTGGGCAATGAGCCTTCCTGGCGGCGCCGCCTCAACGACCTTCAGCGCGGGATCCTCGGTGAGATTCCATTCTACACCGGGTCGGCGCGAAGCCTCCGGGCCACGCTGCTGCACGCGCACTTCGGGCAAACGGGTTATTACGCGCTTGCCACAAAACGGAAACTCGGCATTCCGCTCATCACCAGCATTTACGGACATGATGTCTTCGAGGTGCCGTCGGTTCCGAAGTGGAAAAATCGTTATGCGGCCATGTTCGCCGGCACCGACCTTGTCCTTGCGCTATCCGAAGACATGCGCCGTGACCTTGTCCGCCTGGGTTGTCCGGAGGAAAAAATCGAAATCTATCGCCTCGGCATCAATCTTCGCGATTTTCGCGTCACCGCGCGCCCGGAACGGCCGCCGCGCATCCTGACCGTGGCGCGCTTTGTCGAAAAAAAGGGGCTCGAATTTCTCATTCGTGCGGTCGGTATCCTGAACGTTCGCGGGAAGACGGTGCCGCTTCGGATCATCGGCGAGGGGCCGCTGCGCGGACGGCTGGAGGCGCTTGTCGCGGAGCTTGGGCTTGGCGATCAAGTGGAATTCGCTGGAGTGCTGCCGTTCGATCGCCTGCCCGGCGAGATGGAAAACGCGGATATTTTCTGCCTGCCGAGCGTGACCGACCAGTTCGGCGGCAAGGACGAAATCAGCATGGTCCTGAAGGAGGCGATGGCGACCGCGATGCCGATCGTCACGACCATCCACGCGGGCATTCCCGAGGTCATCACCGACGGGCAAACGGGCCTGCTCGTGCCGGAGCGCGATACGCACGCGCTCGCAACCGCGCTTGGGCGGCTGGTGGCGGACGCGGAGCTTCGCCGGAGGCTGGGGCTTCTGGGACGGCGGCTGGTCGAAAAGACGTGGGACATCGACCGCCAGATCGAACGCCTCGAGGACATCTACCGGCGCGTGGCGGCAAGCCGATGA
- a CDS encoding glycosyltransferase family 2 protein — protein MKLPYPYIPPEDTPPNPDPGLVSIIIPTYNCAATLPRAIASLKAQTYPRTEIIVSDDASTDDTARVVCALGLTYLRQEKNAGAAVARNEGARAAKGDIFFFAEADGYYDADYVEKIVRHLHLPDVVGATNVGRRVWTDRDNVLVRHQNDLLEAAGDLVLAGKRGTGAWAFTRDAFFSVNGYDPVCRIGQDVDLVLRLLARGGRTVVGGRSTLYHKDPDTLRAYMRRAYRGALHSGVVAARWRGLSGGWQKLFYTIRFALIAALPLYAAGAFAWHPVFWLPFAAGIAYLIFEDRTTTRALYLTARRGDVATFIATPSLLYLRRLAIGWGRVNSFLPQRPKE, from the coding sequence ATGAAGCTGCCCTATCCGTATATTCCTCCCGAGGACACGCCGCCGAATCCCGATCCCGGCCTCGTGTCGATCATCATTCCCACGTACAACTGCGCCGCGACGCTGCCACGCGCGATCGCGTCGCTGAAGGCGCAGACGTATCCGCGCACGGAGATCATCGTCAGCGACGACGCCTCGACCGACGACACGGCGCGCGTCGTGTGCGCGCTTGGCCTCACGTATCTGCGGCAGGAGAAAAACGCCGGCGCGGCCGTCGCGCGGAATGAAGGCGCGCGGGCGGCGAAAGGCGACATCTTCTTTTTCGCCGAGGCCGACGGCTACTACGACGCGGACTACGTCGAAAAGATCGTGCGTCATCTGCATCTGCCCGATGTCGTCGGCGCGACGAACGTCGGCCGGCGCGTGTGGACCGATCGCGACAACGTGCTGGTGCGTCATCAGAATGATCTTCTCGAAGCGGCGGGTGATCTCGTGCTTGCGGGAAAGCGCGGCACCGGCGCCTGGGCTTTCACGCGCGACGCGTTCTTTTCGGTGAACGGCTACGACCCGGTGTGCCGCATCGGTCAGGACGTGGATCTCGTGCTGCGCTTGCTTGCGCGCGGCGGACGCACCGTCGTCGGCGGGCGATCGACGCTCTACCACAAGGACCCGGACACGCTGCGCGCGTACATGCGACGCGCGTATCGCGGCGCGCTGCACTCCGGCGTGGTCGCGGCTCGTTGGCGCGGATTGTCGGGCGGGTGGCAAAAGCTGTTCTACACGATCCGCTTCGCGCTCATTGCTGCGCTGCCGCTGTACGCCGCCGGCGCGTTCGCCTGGCATCCGGTGTTCTGGCTGCCATTTGCCGCCGGTATCGCGTATCTAATTTTCGAGGATCGCACCACGACGCGCGCGCTGTACCTCACCGCGAGGCGCGGAGATGTCGCGACATTCATCGCGACGCCGTCGCTGCTTTATCTACGGCGGCTTGCGATCGGCTGGGGGCGTGTGAATAGTTTTTTACCGCAAAGGCCGAAAGAATAA
- a CDS encoding cellulase family glycosylhydrolase: MKRGFFAALAVCCAIFAAGCDDHYDFEDQADASMSPIHVDQTFFRDDFGRYLYINGVNLSGSTKVPAVTDPVSYVGKPFPLKEADANFKMLRKLGFNSIRLLLMWEAIEPYEKGEYDLEYLDYIEKVVAKAEEHGIYVLMDMHQDMFSRFLFRMFDDGTDQMGLVDPDEIERAEPYGFNNRVGGDGAPRWVVQTCLPEKNVDGPEWGLPWTEVSSATATSDVLPFTSWFINMGTSVDINRCFAALFAGDAVWPGYYIGEQNVKDYLQEAYAESWRQVAARVGGYRNVIGYDVMNEPGGVFIALTLYALLYEAGKSAPAGDLDEALALSVLDGFIETLMDRGMSLDQAELLRATWVDYDLLPKRLADMRARGFAPDEKSAAPYRPDVNAVLALNTNFNRHYMQPFHERVGKAIQEADPDATIFIEQVLGLPDRGIAGFWAEPMLRPAGLNSVAYAPHFYTDIYPELGFNVPPREFTVDEKRFRDYLPGIEDAVSSVDFSLGKPPVVLGEFGTYYNFGGIEESMKNKYIVSSAVLNPYYEAYEELLLHRMLWCYSPENDPVNGDGWNKEDFSILGPDRKPRAWIAYSRTAPRFTSGRLLSMHFHSPMHYFEPRDGEQTPYLEFAMEMESKETDAPTEIFVPPLQYPDGFYLEISDGRADYDPERFVVYWYPAADDPDTTHALRVHPTYSNWQNPAWDYFFDGDTVREGPGR; this comes from the coding sequence ATGAAGCGGGGCTTTTTCGCGGCTCTGGCCGTGTGTTGCGCGATTTTCGCGGCGGGGTGCGACGACCATTACGATTTCGAGGACCAGGCGGACGCCTCGATGTCGCCGATCCACGTGGATCAGACGTTTTTCCGCGACGATTTCGGACGTTACCTCTACATCAACGGCGTGAACCTCTCGGGCTCCACGAAGGTGCCGGCGGTGACGGACCCGGTGAGCTATGTCGGCAAGCCGTTTCCGCTTAAAGAAGCAGACGCGAATTTCAAGATGCTGCGAAAGCTCGGATTCAATTCGATCCGCCTGCTCTTGATGTGGGAGGCGATCGAGCCGTACGAAAAGGGCGAATACGACCTGGAGTACCTGGACTACATCGAAAAGGTCGTCGCCAAGGCGGAAGAGCACGGCATCTACGTGCTGATGGACATGCACCAGGACATGTTCTCGCGCTTTTTATTCCGCATGTTCGACGACGGCACGGATCAGATGGGGCTTGTCGATCCGGACGAGATCGAGCGCGCGGAGCCATACGGATTCAACAACCGCGTCGGCGGCGACGGCGCCCCGCGCTGGGTTGTGCAGACGTGCCTGCCGGAGAAGAACGTGGACGGGCCGGAGTGGGGCCTGCCGTGGACGGAGGTGTCGAGCGCGACCGCCACGAGCGACGTGCTGCCGTTCACGAGCTGGTTCATCAACATGGGCACGAGCGTGGATATCAACCGCTGCTTCGCGGCGCTGTTCGCGGGCGACGCCGTGTGGCCGGGCTATTATATCGGCGAGCAGAACGTTAAGGACTACCTGCAGGAGGCGTACGCCGAAAGTTGGCGGCAGGTCGCGGCGCGCGTCGGCGGATATCGCAATGTCATCGGCTACGATGTGATGAACGAGCCGGGCGGCGTGTTCATCGCGCTGACGCTCTACGCCCTGCTCTACGAGGCCGGAAAGTCCGCGCCCGCGGGTGACCTTGACGAGGCGCTTGCGCTTTCGGTTCTCGACGGATTCATCGAAACGCTGATGGACCGGGGCATGTCGCTCGATCAGGCGGAGCTGCTGCGCGCCACGTGGGTCGATTACGATCTGCTTCCCAAGCGCCTGGCCGACATGCGCGCGCGGGGATTCGCGCCGGACGAGAAATCCGCGGCGCCCTATCGGCCTGATGTCAACGCCGTGCTCGCGCTGAACACGAACTTCAACCGCCATTACATGCAGCCGTTCCATGAGCGCGTCGGGAAGGCGATCCAGGAGGCGGACCCGGATGCGACGATCTTCATCGAGCAGGTGCTTGGGCTGCCGGATCGCGGCATCGCGGGTTTCTGGGCGGAGCCGATGTTGCGTCCGGCGGGATTGAACTCGGTCGCGTACGCGCCGCATTTCTACACGGACATCTACCCGGAGCTCGGCTTCAACGTGCCGCCGCGCGAGTTCACGGTCGACGAAAAGCGCTTCCGCGATTACCTGCCGGGCATCGAGGACGCGGTCAGCTCGGTCGACTTTTCGCTCGGCAAGCCGCCCGTGGTGCTCGGAGAATTCGGCACGTATTACAACTTCGGCGGCATCGAGGAGTCGATGAAAAACAAATACATCGTCTCGTCGGCCGTGCTGAATCCGTATTACGAAGCGTACGAGGAACTGCTTTTGCACCGCATGCTGTGGTGCTACTCGCCAGAAAACGATCCGGTGAACGGCGACGGATGGAACAAGGAAGATTTCTCGATCCTCGGGCCGGATCGCAAACCGCGCGCATGGATTGCGTATTCGCGCACGGCGCCGCGCTTCACGAGCGGGCGACTGCTTTCGATGCATTTCCACTCGCCGATGCACTATTTCGAGCCGCGTGACGGCGAACAGACGCCGTACCTCGAGTTCGCCATGGAGATGGAGAGCAAGGAGACCGATGCGCCGACCGAGATCTTCGTGCCGCCGCTGCAATATCCGGACGGTTTCTACCTGGAGATTTCCGATGGCCGCGCCGATTACGATCCCGAGCGCTTCGTCGTGTACTGGTACCCGGCCGCGGACGATCCCGACACGACGCACGCGCTGCGCGTTCATCCGACGTATTCGAATTGGCAGAACCCGGCGTGGGATTATTTCTTCGACGGCGACACCGTTCGCGAGGGGCCGGGACGATGA
- a CDS encoding aminotransferase class III-fold pyridoxal phosphate-dependent enzyme has protein sequence MATEPSHVDEIETRAAATIAAPVEKLRTFDKNIETFVKATRLIPQGIYGHQSPALMVPGSFPYYAAWGKGARYTDIDGNTFIDYMCAYGPMVIGYANDEVNAAAIEALQEGDCFNHPGPRMLKLAERLTTLVPFAGWSVFAKNGSDLTTWATLVAREHTDRSKIAMVRGTYHGAHAWCTPGHGGVIPEDRSNMLFFDWNRADQLADLFKTQGGQIAAVIMTPYHHPAFGESVLPAPGFWREVRELCDKNGALLILDDVRAGWRLSIHGSHDFFGFVPDIAVYCKAIGNGFPLSAAVGKPELKAAASRVFLTGSYWNGSMCMAAGLKTLEILERDAGIAAMFAMGERLGKGLSELGDRYGYPMKLTGPASMPYLVLEDDADLYKVQRFCAEATRRGSYLHPHHNWFLSAVHTEADIDETLNHGESALKAMQAG, from the coding sequence ATGGCGACCGAACCCTCCCACGTGGACGAGATCGAAACCAGGGCCGCGGCCACGATCGCGGCGCCGGTGGAAAAGCTGCGCACCTTCGACAAGAACATCGAAACCTTCGTCAAGGCGACCCGGCTCATCCCCCAGGGCATCTACGGCCACCAGAGCCCCGCCCTGATGGTGCCGGGGTCGTTTCCTTATTATGCCGCCTGGGGCAAAGGCGCGCGTTACACGGACATCGACGGCAATACGTTCATCGATTACATGTGCGCGTACGGGCCAATGGTCATCGGTTACGCGAACGACGAAGTGAACGCGGCGGCGATCGAAGCGTTGCAAGAAGGCGACTGCTTCAACCACCCGGGCCCGCGCATGTTGAAGCTCGCCGAGCGGCTGACGACGCTCGTGCCCTTTGCTGGGTGGTCGGTCTTCGCAAAAAACGGAAGCGACCTGACGACATGGGCGACGCTGGTCGCGCGCGAGCACACGGATCGCTCGAAGATCGCGATGGTTCGCGGTACGTATCACGGCGCGCACGCGTGGTGCACGCCGGGGCACGGCGGCGTCATTCCGGAAGATCGCAGCAACATGCTGTTTTTCGACTGGAACCGCGCCGACCAGCTCGCGGACCTCTTCAAGACGCAGGGCGGCCAAATCGCCGCCGTCATCATGACGCCCTACCACCACCCCGCGTTCGGCGAGAGCGTGCTGCCCGCGCCGGGTTTCTGGCGCGAGGTGCGCGAGCTTTGCGACAAGAACGGCGCGCTTTTGATCCTCGACGATGTGCGCGCGGGCTGGAGGCTGTCGATTCACGGCTCGCACGACTTTTTCGGTTTCGTGCCGGACATCGCCGTGTATTGCAAGGCGATCGGCAACGGTTTTCCGCTGTCAGCGGCGGTTGGCAAACCGGAGCTCAAGGCGGCGGCGAGCCGCGTGTTCCTCACAGGCAGCTACTGGAACGGATCGATGTGCATGGCCGCCGGCTTGAAGACGCTGGAAATCCTGGAGCGCGACGCGGGCATCGCGGCGATGTTCGCGATGGGCGAGCGGCTCGGCAAGGGGCTTTCCGAACTTGGCGACCGCTACGGATATCCGATGAAACTCACTGGCCCGGCGTCGATGCCGTATCTCGTGCTCGAGGACGACGCGGATCTCTATAAGGTGCAGCGATTCTGCGCCGAGGCGACGCGGCGCGGCAGCTATCTGCATCCGCATCACAACTGGTTCTTGTCCGCCGTGCACACCGAGGCCGATATCGACGAGACGCTGAATCACGGCGAGTCGGCGCTCAAGGCGATGCAGGCCGGATGA
- a CDS encoding Gfo/Idh/MocA family oxidoreductase, giving the protein MKETLGIGIVGCGRIADMHVPGYRRRADARVVAICDTDEALLERRRVEWDVPRAYTRYDELLADPAVDAVEILTPHDTHAALVVAAARAKKHVSVQKPMAVTAKQCDEMARACHYAGVTLRVFENFIFYPPFVRLKQLVEAGEIGEVLTARARLGAASGGWRVPLSAWLWRLDPVRGGPGATIYDDGYHKFSMLVDLFGPIAGVKANVDRSLAVIDAPAVINITFRDSPALATFDAAFLPNLRVRSKYYGADERLELVGTRGTIRLTRCTARLFDEPAVVLERDGRTYGFDDVSDDWLESFIGSTHDFIDALRAFRAPRLEPSVGKHLVQAALAAYVSNATRQVVDPATVTGEEAI; this is encoded by the coding sequence ATGAAAGAAACGCTCGGTATCGGAATCGTCGGCTGCGGCCGCATCGCGGATATGCATGTCCCGGGTTACCGGCGGCGCGCCGATGCGCGCGTCGTTGCGATTTGCGACACGGACGAGGCGCTTCTCGAACGCCGGCGCGTTGAGTGGGACGTGCCGCGCGCGTACACGCGATACGACGAGCTGCTCGCCGATCCCGCGGTGGACGCCGTGGAGATTCTCACGCCGCACGATACGCACGCCGCGCTCGTCGTCGCCGCCGCGCGGGCGAAGAAGCACGTCAGCGTGCAAAAGCCAATGGCGGTCACCGCCAAGCAATGCGACGAGATGGCGCGGGCGTGCCACTATGCCGGGGTGACGCTGCGCGTTTTCGAGAACTTCATTTTCTATCCGCCGTTCGTGCGTCTGAAACAGCTCGTCGAAGCCGGCGAGATCGGCGAGGTGTTGACCGCGCGCGCCAGACTCGGCGCCGCGTCGGGCGGTTGGCGCGTGCCGCTTTCCGCGTGGCTGTGGCGGCTTGATCCCGTGCGCGGCGGCCCTGGCGCGACGATCTACGACGACGGTTATCACAAATTTTCGATGCTGGTGGACCTGTTCGGACCGATCGCGGGCGTGAAGGCAAACGTCGATCGCTCGCTTGCGGTCATCGACGCGCCGGCGGTCATCAACATCACATTCCGCGACTCGCCCGCGCTCGCCACGTTCGACGCCGCCTTTTTACCGAACCTGCGCGTGCGTTCGAAGTATTACGGCGCGGACGAGCGGCTGGAGCTTGTCGGAACGCGGGGGACGATCCGCCTGACGCGCTGCACCGCGCGTCTTTTCGACGAGCCGGCGGTCGTGCTCGAACGCGACGGCCGCACCTACGGTTTCGACGACGTTTCCGACGACTGGCTCGAAAGCTTCATCGGCAGCACGCACGATTTCATCGACGCGCTACGGGCGTTTCGTGCGCCACGCCTGGAGCCGTCGGTGGGTAAGCATCTTGTGCAAGCCGCACTCGCCGCGTACGTCTCGAACGCAACCCGGCAGGTCGTCGATCCCGCCACCGTTACCGGCGAGGAAGCGATTTGA
- a CDS encoding DegT/DnrJ/EryC1/StrS family aminotransferase has product MSEPIIPIFDAARQYAAIREEIDAAVAECLAGGRYILGERLEHFEAAFAKFAEARHAIGVANGTDAIRLALEACGVRRGADVLTVPNTAIPTAMAIADMGCCPIFVDVDERSWNMNAELLGSAVTDRTEAIVPVHLYGRPADMPAIMAIADARDLTVVEDCAQAHGARIANKPAGGFGRASAFSFYPSKNLGAAGDAGAVTTRDDVVARDVRYLRNYGQTSRYEAAVPGINSRLDEIQAAILSVKLRHLGAWNAKRREIAARYDAAFAELPLRRPADPDGATSVYHLYVVATPERDRLAEHLRTHAIGTQVHYPIPIHRQPAFAELGYRYGAFPVAERLSREILSLPLFPEMTDGEIERVIAGVRSFFG; this is encoded by the coding sequence ATGAGCGAGCCGATCATCCCGATTTTCGACGCGGCCCGGCAATATGCCGCGATCCGCGAAGAGATCGACGCGGCGGTCGCCGAGTGTCTCGCCGGCGGCCGGTACATCCTTGGCGAGCGCCTCGAGCATTTCGAAGCGGCGTTCGCCAAATTTGCCGAAGCGCGCCACGCGATCGGAGTCGCAAACGGCACCGACGCGATCCGTCTCGCGCTCGAGGCTTGCGGCGTGCGCCGCGGCGCGGACGTTTTAACCGTGCCGAACACGGCGATCCCCACGGCGATGGCGATCGCGGACATGGGCTGCTGCCCGATCTTCGTCGATGTCGACGAACGCTCGTGGAACATGAACGCGGAGTTGCTCGGGTCGGCCGTGACGGATCGGACCGAGGCGATCGTGCCGGTGCACCTCTACGGCCGGCCGGCGGATATGCCGGCCATCATGGCAATTGCGGACGCTCGCGATCTGACGGTGGTGGAGGATTGCGCCCAGGCGCACGGCGCGCGAATCGCGAATAAACCGGCCGGCGGCTTCGGCCGCGCTTCCGCGTTCAGCTTTTACCCGAGCAAGAATCTCGGCGCCGCGGGCGACGCCGGCGCCGTGACGACACGGGACGATGTGGTGGCGCGCGACGTACGCTATCTGCGTAACTACGGACAGACCTCGCGTTACGAGGCTGCCGTGCCGGGCATCAACAGCCGGCTCGACGAAATACAAGCGGCGATCCTTTCGGTCAAACTTCGCCATCTCGGCGCATGGAACGCGAAACGCCGTGAGATCGCGGCGCGATACGATGCGGCGTTTGCCGAACTGCCGCTTCGCCGCCCGGCCGATCCCGACGGCGCGACGAGCGTTTACCATCTGTACGTTGTCGCGACGCCGGAGCGCGACCGGCTCGCCGAACATCTCCGTACGCACGCGATCGGAACGCAGGTCCACTACCCCATTCCGATCCATCGGCAGCCCGCGTTCGCGGAGCTTGGCTATCGGTACGGCGCCTTTCCCGTTGCCGAGCGGCTTTCGCGCGAGATTCTGAGCCTGCCGCTGTTCCCGGAGATGACCGACGGCGAGATCGAGCGCGTCATCGCGGGCGTACGCTCGTTTTTCGGATGA
- a CDS encoding DUF296 domain-containing protein, with translation MKLYDATAKPAIIGRIEYGEDLFDALDQVARERKLQAAEIRALGALTRVAVTEWDHERKTYRDPLNGVGLHEVLMLYGNLSRRDGEPFWHCHVTAGALENDRTKIVAGHLLSATVYALEFVITPYHAPPLERELDEKTGLFLWK, from the coding sequence ATGAAACTCTACGACGCCACGGCCAAGCCCGCGATCATCGGCCGGATCGAATACGGCGAGGACCTTTTCGACGCGCTCGATCAAGTCGCGCGCGAGCGAAAACTCCAAGCCGCGGAGATTCGCGCGTTGGGCGCGCTGACGCGCGTCGCCGTCACCGAATGGGACCACGAACGCAAGACCTACCGCGATCCGCTCAACGGCGTGGGCCTGCACGAGGTGCTGATGCTCTACGGCAACCTCTCCCGGCGCGACGGCGAGCCGTTCTGGCACTGCCACGTCACGGCGGGCGCACTCGAAAACGATCGCACGAAAATCGTCGCCGGGCACTTGCTGTCGGCGACGGTTTACGCGCTGGAGTTTGTCATCACCCCCTACCACGCCCCGCCGCTTGAGCGCGAGTTAGACGAGAAGACCGGCCTGTTTTTGTGGAAGTGA